The proteins below are encoded in one region of Rubripirellula reticaptiva:
- a CDS encoding type IV toxin-antitoxin system AbiEi family antitoxin domain-containing protein, with protein sequence MVTKLEKAAPKIFKALAEQPIRTHSDLQILFREKNKAWELPVTLSFNKFIQFAIEHGKLQRHRLEFPHRPATRYSWGDVPLESIIQSIHPKGYFSHYTAMQHHDLTEQIPKTIYFNIEQKLTGGGTEPSQTAMDRAFKGKCRVSKNSVNVGERTIRILNGRNTGEMGVITIADDNPFEKRVTNIERTLIDITVRPVYSGGVFQVAEAFVAAASEVSIERITTYLRRLNFTYPYHQSIGYYMDRSGKFSHSQLDAIRELGLEHDFYLDYGMKKTKYVEKWRLHVPQGF encoded by the coding sequence ATGGTAACGAAACTTGAAAAAGCCGCCCCAAAAATCTTCAAAGCCCTCGCCGAACAGCCGATCAGGACCCATTCGGACCTCCAAATACTGTTCCGTGAAAAAAATAAGGCATGGGAACTACCGGTCACGCTGTCCTTTAACAAGTTCATACAGTTTGCTATCGAGCACGGCAAACTCCAAAGACATCGACTTGAATTTCCCCACCGCCCAGCAACTCGCTACAGCTGGGGCGACGTGCCATTAGAAAGCATCATTCAGTCAATTCACCCGAAAGGGTATTTCAGTCACTATACAGCAATGCAGCATCATGACCTGACTGAGCAAATTCCAAAAACCATCTACTTCAATATCGAGCAAAAGCTCACAGGTGGTGGAACCGAGCCATCGCAAACGGCAATGGATCGTGCGTTCAAGGGCAAATGCCGCGTATCCAAAAATAGTGTCAATGTGGGTGAGCGAACAATAAGGATACTGAACGGTAGAAATACTGGTGAGATGGGTGTCATCACGATTGCAGATGACAATCCGTTTGAAAAACGCGTAACAAACATCGAACGGACGCTAATCGACATCACGGTACGACCGGTCTATTCCGGCGGGGTCTTTCAAGTTGCTGAGGCCTTCGTCGCTGCTGCATCCGAAGTGTCCATCGAACGAATCACGACATATCTGCGCCGCCTGAACTTCACGTACCCGTACCACCAGTCGATTGGTTACTACATGGATCGTTCGGGGAAATTCTCGCATTCACAACTAGATGCAATCCGCGAACTTGGACTGGAGCATGACTTCTATCTTGACTACGGAATGAAGAAGACCAAGTACGTCGAGAAATGGCGTCTACATGTTCCACAAGGGTTCTAG
- a CDS encoding nucleotidyl transferase AbiEii/AbiGii toxin family protein gives MLECLIKTRQQSLNSMPQNPDRRIEQIKRCALKGIVGSDLLRELLVLKGGNAIDLVHGLGSRASMDLDFSMPDDFLDVEQVSQELQRTLVDAFAAMNLFVFDFKIEAKPKNLSQSLADFWGGYKVSFKVIPCELAQKLGSDLPQMRNYAMVVASLGGKTFKVDISKYEYCEGKEASEVDGTTFYVYSIAMIVAEKFRALCQQMPEYGLVVQRSRPGAPRARDFFDLYNLVSPGYVNMDSSDFHELLRETFAVKRVPLDLLDKIKDYKDFHESDFQSVKDTVHPEEDIEAFDYYFSFVCSLAKRLEPLWNM, from the coding sequence ATGCTGGAATGTCTAATAAAAACTCGCCAACAATCGCTTAACTCAATGCCTCAGAATCCAGACAGAAGAATTGAACAGATAAAGCGATGCGCATTAAAAGGCATCGTTGGGAGTGATTTGCTTCGCGAACTGCTTGTTCTCAAAGGTGGCAATGCAATCGATCTCGTACATGGTTTGGGAAGCCGGGCTTCGATGGATCTCGACTTTTCTATGCCGGACGATTTTCTGGATGTTGAGCAAGTCTCCCAAGAGCTTCAAAGAACACTCGTAGATGCGTTCGCGGCAATGAATCTATTCGTCTTCGATTTCAAAATTGAAGCGAAGCCGAAGAATCTGTCACAATCGCTTGCCGATTTTTGGGGTGGATATAAAGTTTCTTTCAAAGTTATTCCTTGCGAACTCGCTCAAAAGTTAGGCAGCGACCTTCCACAGATGCGAAACTATGCAATGGTCGTTGCATCATTGGGTGGGAAGACGTTCAAAGTCGATATTAGCAAGTACGAATACTGCGAAGGCAAGGAAGCATCCGAAGTTGATGGTACAACTTTTTACGTGTATTCGATCGCAATGATTGTTGCAGAGAAGTTTCGTGCTCTTTGTCAACAGATGCCCGAATATGGATTAGTCGTACAGCGAAGCAGGCCGGGTGCGCCTAGAGCCCGCGACTTCTTTGATCTTTACAACCTCGTTAGTCCTGGCTATGTCAATATGGATTCAAGTGATTTCCATGAGTTGCTTCGAGAGACGTTCGCTGTCAAACGTGTTCCGCTCGACCTACTCGACAAGATCAAGGACTACAAGGATTTTCATGAGAGCGATTTCCAGAGTGTCAAAGACACGGTCCATCCCGAAGAAGATATCGAGGCGTTCGACTACTATTTCAGTTTTGTTTGCAGCCTTGCCAAGCGACTAGAACCCTTGTGGAACATGTAG